One genomic region from Rhinoraja longicauda isolate Sanriku21f chromosome 34, sRhiLon1.1, whole genome shotgun sequence encodes:
- the tm4sf5 gene encoding transmembrane 4 L6 family member 5, whose translation MCTGGCSRFVGLLLIPLGFICIGANLLLIFPNAERKWVDHITLQVWLMGGILGGGLLVLCPGCAAVRAGGKGCCGTGCCGNRCRMLRSVFSSIFGGLGSLYCLVVSATALEVGPLCRVESGEWQYPFQDPPNGTNYLADQTLWSICREPKDIVMWNVVLFSIMLACSGLELVLCAVQIVNATFGVICGDCRGKHKHHDRDGGL comes from the exons ATGTGTACCGGGGGATGTTCCCGATTCGTCGGCCTTCTGCTCATCCCGCTGGGATTCATCTGCATCGGGGCCAACCTGCTGCTCATCTTCCCCAATGCCGAGCGCAAGTGGGTCGACCACATCACGCTCCAGGTCTGGCTGATGGGAGGCATCCTTGGAGGCGGCCTGCTC GTCCTTTGTCCGGGGTGTGCGGCCGTGCGGGCCGGCGGGAAGGGGTGCTGTGGAACCGGATGTTGCGGGAACCGATGCCGG ATGCTGCGCTCCGTTTTCTCGTCCATCTTCGGAGGGCTGGGCTCCCTCTACTGCCTGGTGGTCTCAGCGACGGCCCTGGAGGTTGGTCCGCTCTGCCGGGTGGAGTCCGGGGAATGGCAGTACCCCTTCCAGGACCCTCCCAACGG GACTAACTACCTGGCCGACCAGACCCTGTGGAGCATCTGCCGGGAGCCCAAGGACATCGTCATGTGGAACGTGGTCTTGTTCTCCATCATGCTGGCGTGCAGCGGGCTGGAGCTGGTCCTGTGCGCCGTGCAGATTGTCAACGCCACCTTCGGGGTCATCTGTGGGGACTGCCGTGGCAAACACAAGCACCACGACAGG GATGGCGGCCTCTAA